The uncultured Ilyobacter sp. genome has a segment encoding these proteins:
- a CDS encoding response regulator transcription factor: MKVLIVEDDLEIQQLVSYFFSKEGYEVETASDGLDGLRFLKKFKPELVILDIMLPSLDGKNFTKIVRELPEEYGNPVIIMLTAKTEIEDVLEGLEIGANDYMKKPFDPRELILRSKKFLNNGEKASKKYIFKSVVVDDDRHLVTEDEIEIELSKKEYDLLHLLIRNKGLVLSREKILDKVWNTSYYAGDRSVDIYISKLREKIVSISKNIKTVKGVGYKLEEKR; the protein is encoded by the coding sequence AGTTATTTTTTCAGCAAAGAAGGTTATGAAGTAGAAACTGCCTCAGATGGATTAGATGGTCTCAGGTTTTTAAAAAAATTCAAGCCTGAATTAGTAATATTAGATATTATGCTACCTAGTTTAGATGGGAAAAATTTTACCAAAATAGTAAGAGAACTTCCAGAAGAGTATGGCAACCCGGTTATCATAATGCTGACTGCCAAAACAGAGATAGAAGATGTCCTAGAAGGTCTCGAAATAGGTGCCAATGATTATATGAAAAAACCTTTTGATCCTAGGGAACTTATACTCAGGTCTAAAAAATTCTTGAATAATGGAGAGAAGGCATCCAAAAAATATATCTTCAAAAGTGTAGTAGTAGATGATGATCGGCACCTTGTGACTGAAGATGAAATAGAGATAGAACTTTCCAAAAAAGAATATGATCTTTTGCATCTTCTCATAAGAAATAAAGGGCTGGTTCTTTCTAGGGAAAAGATTCTGGATAAGGTGTGGAATACCAGCTATTACGCAGGGGATAGATCTGTAGATATATATATATCCAAACTGAGGGAGAAGATAGTTAGTATTTCTAAAAATATAAAAACAGTGAAAGGAGTTGGCTACAAATTAGAAGAAAAGAGATAA